A region of the Pirellulales bacterium genome:
TCATTTAACGGCGGTCGCGGAGCCATCCACTTCCCCTCCGGAACCAGTGGGAGAGTTGAATGAACCGCGGGTATGTCCGGTTTCATTTGCCAAGGATTGGATTGGCAAAAGAGTCAAAACCGTTGCTGGAGACACGGTCGGCGCAATCGAAGACGTTGCGATTGATATTGGCAAAGGGGAAGTGCAGTCGGTCTTTTTGCAACCCCCCCCTCCCGCCAAGAAACCGCGGGAAATTCTGGCCATACCCGGCAAGTCCCTGGCCTTTAATACTGAACAGAATGAGTTGGCACGCGCGGAATTTTATATCGATAAATTACCACCCCCCCAGACCGAGATCGAATCTCGACCAAACTCACCGGGCAATCTGATATTACTAGCAAAGATCGAGCCGATCGCGGTGCTCGATAAGAATGGTGTGGAATTGGGAAAAATCAGCGATTTTGCCCTGGCGGCGGATCGTCTAACCGTGGCTTATGCGGTGTTTTTACCCGCCAACCCCACGAAGGAATTAGCCAAACATGAATTTTATCCCATTCCCTTGTCCGCATTCTTGTTTGATAGCAAGAAAAACCGCTGGATTTTAGACCTGGCTCCCCAAGTATTGCTTAACACTGCGGTTGCCAACACCCAACATCCACCCGCCAAGGTTGATTCCTTGTGGACGGAATTTGTGCATGTCCGTTATGGCCGGACGATCTTGGGGGGTGTGCAAGATAGCACTCAACAAGAACAAAAATCTCCGTAGTCACTAATGGTTAATCATTAATTGGTGGTGCCAGACAACAGGTT
Encoded here:
- a CDS encoding PRC-barrel domain-containing protein — encoded protein: MSRCYLGPVVLFLWMSHLTAVAEPSTSPPEPVGELNEPRVCPVSFAKDWIGKRVKTVAGDTVGAIEDVAIDIGKGEVQSVFLQPPPPAKKPREILAIPGKSLAFNTEQNELARAEFYIDKLPPPQTEIESRPNSPGNLILLAKIEPIAVLDKNGVELGKISDFALAADRLTVAYAVFLPANPTKELAKHEFYPIPLSAFLFDSKKNRWILDLAPQVLLNTAVANTQHPPAKVDSLWTEFVHVRYGRTILGGVQDSTQQEQKSP